One stretch of Tepiditoga spiralis DNA includes these proteins:
- a CDS encoding ABC transporter ATP-binding protein, whose protein sequence is MLKAIKLVKEFGNYKAVNEVTLNIKKGEIYGFLGPNGAGKTTTIRMLTGTLKPTSGDVEILNLNLFNNELEIKRRIGVVPDEPKMYENLKGFEYIEFIMGIYKLNKDETKKRFDEICDAFEIDYLNNYIGDFSHGMKQKLMVASVLMRKPEVIFLDEPTVGLDARSAKILKELLHKYRDEGMTIFLTTHILEIAEKMCDRIGIIKEGRMLAEGTIEELRNSTENKGSLEDIFLELTGDDSIEDVIKEL, encoded by the coding sequence ATGTTAAAAGCAATTAAACTTGTGAAAGAATTCGGAAATTACAAAGCAGTAAACGAAGTCACTTTAAATATTAAAAAAGGAGAAATTTATGGCTTTTTAGGACCTAATGGAGCAGGAAAAACAACAACTATTAGAATGCTCACTGGAACACTCAAACCAACCTCTGGAGATGTTGAAATTTTAAATCTAAATTTATTTAATAATGAATTAGAAATTAAAAGAAGAATTGGTGTTGTACCAGATGAACCAAAAATGTATGAAAATCTAAAAGGTTTTGAATACATAGAATTTATAATGGGAATATACAAATTAAATAAAGATGAAACTAAAAAAAGATTTGATGAAATTTGTGATGCTTTTGAAATTGATTATTTAAATAATTATATAGGTGACTTTTCTCATGGTATGAAACAAAAATTAATGGTTGCTTCTGTTTTAATGAGAAAACCTGAAGTAATATTTTTAGATGAACCAACAGTTGGATTGGATGCAAGATCAGCAAAAATATTAAAAGAACTTTTACATAAATATAGAGATGAAGGAATGACAATCTTTTTAACAACTCATATACTTGAAATTGCCGAAAAGATGTGTGATAGAATAGGAATAATAAAAGAGGGTAGAATGCTTGCAGAAGGTACAATTGAAGAATTGAGAAATTCTACAGAAAATAAAGGTTCTCTTGAAGATATTTTCTTAGAACTAACTGGTGATGACAGTATAGAAGATGTCATAAAAGAACTTTAA
- a CDS encoding TIGR03915 family putative DNA repair protein, which yields MIYQYDGSFEGLMSLFYYLIRKKIIPQNINNEDNSLLNSAFISTDFENSKKLILYLKKNYPTVLEKIFYAFLSEIKGFEKSSFEFLILTLSKKMDPSNLFSYTYVKDINVYYKKVTNDAHRYLGLIRFKELKDGTFFSSIKPIYNVIPLLTPHFINRFKNEKFILHDIKRRYIVMYDKKVEFMQVKNLNLSDEYHQNEIKFQNLWKTYHKYTAIEERYNLKLQNKFIPNRFWKYLIENRG from the coding sequence ATGATTTATCAATATGATGGAAGTTTTGAAGGATTGATGAGTTTATTTTACTATTTAATAAGAAAAAAAATAATTCCACAAAATATAAATAATGAAGATAATTCATTATTAAATTCTGCATTTATTTCAACTGATTTTGAAAATTCTAAAAAATTAATTCTTTATTTAAAAAAAAATTATCCAACTGTTTTAGAAAAAATATTCTATGCATTTTTATCTGAAATAAAAGGCTTTGAAAAAAGTTCATTTGAATTTTTAATTTTAACTTTGAGCAAAAAAATGGATCCTTCTAATTTATTTAGTTATACATACGTAAAAGATATAAATGTATATTATAAAAAAGTAACAAACGATGCTCATAGATATTTAGGATTGATTAGATTTAAAGAATTAAAAGATGGAACATTTTTTTCATCAATAAAACCAATTTATAATGTTATTCCATTACTAACTCCGCATTTTATCAATAGATTTAAAAATGAAAAGTTTATTCTTCATGATATAAAAAGAAGATACATTGTAATGTATGATAAAAAGGTTGAATTTATGCAAGTAAAAAATTTAAATTTAAGTGATGAATACCATCAAAACGAAATTAAATTTCAAAACTTGTGGAAGACTTATCATAAATATACTGCAATTGAAGAAAGATACAATTTAAAGTTGCAAAATAAATTTATTCCAAATAGATTTTGGAAATATTTAATTGAAAATAGGGGCTAA
- a CDS encoding putative DNA modification/repair radical SAM protein — MDLNEKLKILSSSAKYDVSCSSSGSERLNIDGIGNTEKSGICHSWAADGRCISLLKVLYTNYCKFDCAYCINRKSNNIKRTTFSPEELVNLTLSFYKRNYIEGLFLSSGIIKSANYTMEKMFIVVKKLREKNFNGYIHLKAIPGADKELIRKAGFYADRMSVNIELPTQKSLAVLAPDKSKENILKPMKYIGSNALVSISERKKFKTAPSFVPAGQSTQMIIGASPDSDKTIINLSEKLYKNFNLKRVYYSAFIKVNTDSKLPQKNASLLREHRLYQADWLLRYYKFSANEILDENEPFLNEKLDPKSMWAIRNFNLFPIEVNKAPYEMLIRVPGIGINSALKIIKTRKYENINFEILKKIRVVLKRAKYFITCNGKFQGYIFKDPKNLKNVLSSKNKSIPLFLKNIPERTY, encoded by the coding sequence ATGGACTTAAATGAAAAATTAAAAATTTTGTCTTCATCGGCTAAATACGATGTATCTTGTTCTTCAAGTGGAAGTGAGAGATTAAATATTGATGGAATTGGTAATACTGAAAAATCTGGAATTTGCCATAGCTGGGCTGCTGATGGAAGATGTATATCTTTATTAAAAGTTTTATATACAAATTATTGTAAATTTGACTGTGCTTATTGTATAAATAGAAAGAGTAACAACATAAAAAGAACTACTTTTTCTCCTGAAGAATTAGTAAATTTAACTTTATCCTTTTATAAGAGAAATTATATAGAAGGATTATTTTTAAGTTCTGGAATAATAAAATCAGCAAACTATACAATGGAAAAAATGTTTATTGTAGTAAAAAAATTAAGAGAAAAAAATTTTAATGGTTATATACATTTAAAAGCCATACCAGGTGCTGATAAAGAATTAATAAGAAAAGCTGGTTTTTATGCAGATAGAATGAGTGTAAATATTGAATTGCCAACACAAAAAAGTTTGGCGGTTTTAGCTCCTGATAAAAGCAAAGAAAATATATTAAAACCTATGAAATATATTGGTTCAAATGCTTTAGTGAGCATTAGTGAAAGAAAAAAATTTAAAACTGCTCCTTCATTTGTGCCAGCAGGACAAAGCACACAAATGATAATAGGAGCATCTCCAGATAGTGATAAAACTATAATAAATTTATCTGAAAAATTATATAAAAACTTTAATTTAAAAAGAGTTTATTATTCTGCATTTATTAAAGTAAATACAGATTCAAAACTACCACAAAAAAATGCTTCACTATTAAGAGAGCATAGATTATATCAAGCTGATTGGCTTTTGCGATATTATAAATTCAGTGCTAATGAAATTTTAGATGAAAATGAGCCATTTTTAAATGAAAAATTAGATCCAAAATCAATGTGGGCTATAAGAAACTTTAATTTATTTCCAATTGAAGTAAACAAAGCACCTTATGAAATGTTAATTAGAGTTCCTGGTATTGGCATAAATTCTGCATTAAAAATAATTAAAACCAGAAAATATGAAAATATTAACTTTGAAATTTTAAAAAAGATAAGGGTAGTTTTAAAAAGAGCAAAGTATTTTATAACCTGTAATGGTAAATTTCAAGGTTATATTTTTAAAGATCCAAAGAACTTAAAAAATGTTTTAAGTTCAAAAAATAAAAGTATACCATTATTTTTAAAAAATATTCCAGAAAGGACTTATTAA
- a CDS encoding adenosylhomocysteinase, whose translation MNLELGRKKIKWVEKYMKVVNYLRDMYINEKPFNGVKVAMSIHLEAKTAYLATILKQLGADVAITGSNPLTTQPEVAEALKEYGIHVYAEKTLDEDIYWKNMDKVLEFNPNIIIDDGADLGIRLIEKFPEKIENLWGICEETTTGVKRYKALYNDGKLSVPLIAINDSYMKYLFDNRYGTGQSTWDGIIRSTNITVTGKNVVVGGYGWCGRGIAMRAKGLGANVIITEIDPIKANEAIMDGFRVMKMNEACKIGDIFVTATGDIDIITEKQFLNMKDGVILANSGHFDVEVKVADLEKIKVEKKEVRPGVEEYVLPNGKSVFLLGKGRLVNLTNADGHPIEIMDLSFALQLEGAKYIMENYKNMDISIKPIPYDIDKKVASIKLKTIGIEIDTLSEDQKNYLNSWK comes from the coding sequence ATGAACTTAGAACTTGGAAGAAAAAAAATCAAATGGGTTGAAAAATATATGAAAGTTGTAAATTATTTAAGAGATATGTATATAAATGAAAAACCTTTTAATGGAGTTAAAGTTGCAATGAGTATTCATTTGGAAGCAAAAACAGCTTATCTTGCAACAATATTAAAACAACTTGGTGCAGATGTGGCAATTACTGGTAGTAATCCATTAACAACTCAACCTGAAGTTGCAGAAGCATTAAAAGAATATGGAATACATGTATATGCTGAAAAAACATTAGATGAAGATATTTACTGGAAAAATATGGATAAGGTATTAGAATTTAATCCAAACATAATAATAGATGATGGTGCTGACCTTGGAATAAGATTGATTGAAAAATTTCCGGAAAAAATTGAAAACCTTTGGGGAATTTGTGAAGAAACCACAACAGGAGTAAAAAGATATAAAGCACTTTATAATGATGGTAAATTATCTGTTCCTTTAATAGCTATAAATGATTCATACATGAAATACTTGTTTGACAATAGATATGGAACTGGGCAATCAACTTGGGATGGTATAATAAGATCTACTAATATAACGGTTACTGGAAAAAATGTAGTTGTTGGTGGATATGGTTGGTGCGGAAGAGGCATTGCAATGAGAGCTAAAGGTCTTGGCGCTAATGTTATCATTACAGAAATTGATCCAATAAAGGCAAATGAAGCTATAATGGATGGATTTAGAGTTATGAAAATGAATGAAGCTTGTAAAATAGGAGATATATTTGTAACAGCAACAGGAGATATTGATATAATAACAGAAAAACAATTTTTAAACATGAAAGATGGAGTTATACTTGCTAATTCAGGTCATTTTGATGTTGAAGTTAAAGTTGCTGATTTAGAAAAAATAAAAGTAGAAAAAAAAGAAGTAAGACCTGGTGTGGAAGAATATGTACTCCCTAATGGGAAAAGTGTATTTCTACTTGGAAAAGGTCGTTTAGTAAATTTAACAAATGCAGACGGACACCCAATTGAAATAATGGACTTATCTTTTGCTCTTCAACTTGAAGGAGCTAAGTATATAATGGAAAATTATAAAAATATGGATATTTCTATAAAACCAATACCTTATGATATAGATAAAAAAGTAGCTTCTATAAAATTAAAAACTATTGGCATTGAAATTGATACATTGAGTGAAGATCAAAAAAATTATTTAAATAGTTGGAAGTAA
- a CDS encoding right-handed parallel beta-helix repeat-containing protein, whose protein sequence is MKNKYFIFLLIIISVLGFSTDIKVGCVNSKYKTIQEALNNAKIGDTIILEKGTYRENVIITKDVNIKGEDDVLIQPKNNDKSVFKIYDSSNVNISNIKITSPGTGINIINAGVHLNNVEIYSSKDAIFGYLFNNDFSMENSKLSGKTKKSENGKEIYISNSGIHLFRNNMTTIKNNKISDYANAIIISTSMHTESKIINNSIKYCVNGVVFLGDINSNIFDNEIINIYNYAVSLNGKIYADIEDNKIDSENYNLFLNDGKTCLCSKMIFSGKIVGKNNVIIKNEDLLGKYTLPNNFYIIKNAF, encoded by the coding sequence ATGAAAAATAAATACTTTATATTTTTATTAATAATAATAAGTGTTTTAGGCTTTTCTACAGATATTAAAGTTGGATGTGTAAATTCTAAATATAAAACTATTCAAGAAGCATTAAACAATGCAAAAATTGGAGATACTATAATTTTAGAAAAAGGTACTTATCGAGAAAATGTAATAATAACAAAAGATGTAAATATTAAAGGAGAAGATGATGTTTTAATTCAACCTAAAAATAATGATAAATCAGTTTTTAAAATTTATGATTCTTCAAATGTTAATATATCTAATATAAAAATTACTTCTCCAGGAACTGGAATAAATATAATAAATGCTGGTGTACATTTAAATAATGTTGAAATTTATTCTTCTAAAGATGCAATTTTTGGATACCTATTTAATAATGATTTTTCTATGGAAAATTCTAAGTTATCAGGTAAAACAAAAAAATCAGAAAATGGTAAAGAAATTTATATTTCAAATTCAGGAATACACTTATTTAGAAATAATATGACTACTATTAAAAATAATAAAATTTCAGATTATGCTAATGCTATAATAATATCTACTTCAATGCATACAGAATCTAAAATAATAAATAATAGTATAAAATATTGTGTTAATGGAGTAGTTTTTCTTGGAGATATAAATTCAAATATATTTGATAATGAAATTATTAATATATATAATTATGCAGTATCTTTAAATGGAAAAATATATGCTGATATAGAAGATAATAAAATAGATTCTGAAAATTATAATTTATTTTTAAATGATGGAAAAACTTGTTTGTGTTCAAAAATGATTTTTTCTGGAAAAATTGTTGGAAAAAACAATGTAATAATAAAAAATGAGGATTTATTAGGAAAATACACTTTACCAAATAATTTTTATATTATAAAAAATGCTTTTTAA
- a CDS encoding AAA family ATPase encodes MKKRLPIGQSDFKTIIEEDMYFVDKSLLIKEVIESGNVLLITRPRRFGKTLSQSMMKYFFDITQNNEYLFKNLKIYKEKNIIEKHLNKHPVIYITFKDLKSNNLKKMHDLLISELSTLYIDHKYVLNVLDEEEKLVYKSITLKKANDSEYENSIRNLSKYMERYYSKKVIILIDEYDTPIQQAYLHGYYDEIISLIGNLFGMALKDNVYLEKAVLTGITRVSKESIFTGVNNLEVSTVLNELFNDKYGLTKEEVEETLKYYELEYEEDEVINWYNGYNFGGVEIYNPFSIVTLAKNKGKIRPYWMNTSGNFLVKQLIKQGSAELKDKIEKLINGEEIESTINETMVYGDLNNNLEESVWTLFLFSGYLKWTKNINHDYERYTLKIPNKEVKIFYNKTVVSMLEEERIKFDNMLLNLKVGRIKTFTDQFKDLTMNTLSYFDVSGKEPERFYHGLILGMSVGLKEKYIIKSNRETGLGRADVILIPKDKTDKGIIIEFKKYNRDEDKSLKDSAKNGLNQINEKKYEEEIKSYGINNIIKVSIAFDKKEVEIISNLDKGIELTPEEKIAKEMIKKGLDINMISELTGISIEKLKNMLNK; translated from the coding sequence ATGAAAAAAAGGCTTCCAATAGGACAAAGCGATTTTAAAACTATAATAGAAGAAGATATGTACTTTGTAGATAAAAGCTTGTTAATTAAAGAAGTTATTGAAAGTGGAAATGTTTTATTAATAACAAGACCAAGAAGGTTTGGTAAAACTCTCAGTCAATCTATGATGAAGTACTTTTTTGATATTACTCAAAATAACGAATACCTCTTTAAAAACTTAAAGATTTATAAAGAAAAAAATATAATAGAAAAACATTTGAATAAACATCCTGTTATATACATCACCTTTAAGGATTTAAAATCTAATAACTTAAAGAAAATGCATGATTTATTAATTTCTGAACTTTCAACTTTGTACATTGATCATAAGTATGTTTTAAATGTTTTGGATGAAGAAGAAAAATTAGTATATAAATCAATAACCTTAAAAAAAGCTAATGATTCTGAATATGAAAACTCTATAAGAAACTTGTCAAAGTATATGGAAAGATACTATAGTAAAAAGGTAATAATATTAATAGATGAATACGATACTCCAATTCAACAAGCTTACTTACATGGATACTATGATGAAATAATATCTTTAATTGGTAACTTATTTGGCATGGCTTTAAAAGACAATGTATACCTTGAAAAAGCAGTTCTTACTGGTATAACAAGAGTTTCTAAAGAAAGCATCTTTACTGGTGTGAATAACTTAGAAGTTTCTACTGTATTAAATGAACTATTCAATGATAAGTATGGATTAACTAAAGAAGAAGTTGAAGAAACACTTAAGTATTATGAACTTGAATATGAAGAAGATGAAGTTATAAATTGGTACAATGGTTATAACTTTGGTGGTGTTGAAATTTACAATCCTTTTTCTATAGTAACTCTTGCAAAGAATAAAGGTAAAATAAGACCATATTGGATGAATACGAGTGGAAATTTCTTGGTTAAACAATTAATAAAACAAGGAAGTGCTGAATTAAAAGATAAAATTGAAAAACTAATAAATGGTGAAGAAATTGAAAGTACAATAAATGAAACTATGGTTTATGGAGACTTAAATAACAACTTAGAAGAGTCTGTATGGACATTATTTTTATTCAGCGGATATTTAAAATGGACAAAAAATATAAATCATGATTATGAAAGATATACTTTAAAGATACCAAATAAAGAAGTAAAAATATTTTATAATAAAACTGTAGTATCTATGCTTGAAGAAGAAAGAATAAAGTTTGATAATATGTTATTAAATCTAAAAGTAGGAAGAATAAAAACCTTTACAGATCAATTTAAAGATTTAACGATGAACACATTGAGTTACTTTGATGTTAGTGGAAAGGAACCAGAAAGATTTTATCATGGACTAATACTTGGAATGAGTGTTGGTTTAAAAGAAAAGTACATAATAAAGAGTAATAGAGAAACAGGCCTTGGAAGAGCAGATGTTATTTTAATTCCAAAAGATAAAACAGATAAGGGAATAATTATTGAGTTTAAAAAGTACAATAGAGATGAAGATAAAAGTTTAAAAGACAGTGCAAAAAATGGACTAAATCAAATAAATGAAAAGAAGTATGAAGAAGAAATAAAAAGTTATGGAATAAATAACATAATAAAAGTTTCAATAGCTTTTGATAAAAAAGAAGTTGAAATTATTAGTAATTTGGATAAAGGTATTGAATTAACTCCAGAAGAAAAAATAGCTAAAGAAATGATAAAAAAAGGATTAGATATAAATATGATTTCTGAATTAACAGGTATTTCAATAGAAAAACTTAAAAATATGCTTAATAAATAA
- a CDS encoding NADH-dependent [FeFe] hydrogenase, group A6, giving the protein MKVTINNQIFEFDEELSILEATKKAHIKVPTLCYNEKLAPYGSCRLCSVEVEGKKTLMPSCVTKIKDGMNIKTHSEKVRRVRKIIMELIISSHSISCDLNCLNCPRADNCEIREVAQEIGVINIRIPPIPKEELIDNSSFSIVREPSKCIVCNRCVRKCSEVQNVNILTIANKGPNTHVTTYMDRGMGNVDCTNCGQCILECPSGALHEVYHIDSVWKAIEDPEKHVVVQTAPAVRVAISEEFNEKPGSTTTGQLVSGLKLLGFDKVFDTNFAADLTIMEEGTEFIKRFKSNKNLPIFTSCSPGWIKFLEHNYPEFIPNLSTCKSPQQMFGSIVKSFYAEKMRIDKENIIVVSIMPCTAKKYERTRPELKGDVDYVLTTRELGKMFKEAGIDLLNLPESKYDDPLGKSSGAAVLFGATGGVMEAALRTAYEVLTGQELESLDFNVVRGIKGIKEATITIGTHKLNIAIANGLGNARKLLEMIKSGEKTYQFVEFMACPGGCIGGGGQPIPTNDETILERMTAIYDIDRELKIRKSHENPAVQELYKEFLGEPNSELAHKLLHTTYIARN; this is encoded by the coding sequence ATGAAAGTTACCATAAATAATCAAATCTTTGAATTTGATGAAGAATTATCTATACTTGAAGCAACCAAGAAAGCACATATAAAAGTTCCAACACTATGTTATAATGAAAAACTTGCTCCTTATGGAAGCTGTAGATTATGTTCCGTTGAAGTTGAAGGTAAAAAAACTTTAATGCCTTCTTGTGTTACTAAAATAAAAGATGGTATGAATATAAAAACGCATAGTGAAAAAGTTAGAAGAGTTAGAAAGATAATAATGGAATTAATTATTTCATCGCATAGTATTAGTTGTGATTTAAACTGTTTAAATTGTCCAAGAGCTGATAATTGTGAAATAAGAGAAGTTGCACAAGAAATTGGTGTGATTAATATAAGAATACCTCCTATTCCAAAAGAAGAATTAATAGATAATAGTAGTTTTTCAATAGTTAGAGAACCATCAAAATGTATAGTTTGTAATAGATGTGTAAGAAAATGTTCTGAGGTACAAAATGTAAATATTTTAACTATAGCTAATAAAGGTCCAAATACACATGTGACCACTTATATGGATAGAGGAATGGGAAATGTTGATTGCACAAATTGTGGACAATGTATTTTAGAATGCCCAAGTGGTGCTCTTCATGAAGTATATCATATTGATAGTGTTTGGAAAGCTATAGAAGATCCAGAAAAACATGTTGTTGTTCAAACAGCTCCAGCAGTGCGTGTTGCTATATCAGAAGAATTTAATGAAAAGCCTGGTAGTACAACAACTGGTCAACTTGTATCTGGATTAAAATTACTCGGTTTTGATAAAGTTTTTGATACAAATTTTGCTGCTGATTTAACTATAATGGAAGAAGGAACTGAATTTATAAAAAGATTTAAAAGTAATAAAAATCTTCCAATATTTACGTCTTGTAGTCCAGGATGGATAAAGTTTTTAGAACATAATTACCCAGAATTTATTCCGAATTTATCTACCTGTAAATCTCCACAACAAATGTTTGGTTCAATAGTAAAATCATTTTATGCTGAAAAAATGAGAATAGATAAAGAAAATATAATAGTAGTATCAATAATGCCTTGTACAGCAAAAAAATATGAACGAACAAGACCAGAATTAAAAGGGGATGTTGATTATGTTCTTACAACACGTGAATTGGGAAAAATGTTCAAAGAAGCTGGAATAGATTTATTAAATCTTCCAGAGAGTAAATATGATGATCCACTTGGCAAATCTTCTGGTGCAGCAGTACTTTTTGGAGCAACTGGAGGAGTAATGGAAGCTGCTTTGAGAACTGCTTATGAAGTTCTTACAGGTCAAGAACTCGAATCATTAGATTTTAATGTAGTTCGCGGAATAAAAGGAATAAAAGAAGCTACTATTACAATAGGGACTCATAAATTAAATATAGCCATTGCAAATGGATTGGGAAATGCAAGAAAATTATTAGAAATGATAAAATCTGGTGAAAAAACATATCAATTTGTTGAATTCATGGCATGTCCAGGAGGTTGTATTGGTGGTGGAGGACAGCCAATACCTACAAATGATGAAACTATTTTAGAAAGAATGACAGCTATTTATGATATTGATAGAGAATTAAAAATAAGAAAATCTCATGAAAATCCAGCTGTTCAAGAACTTTATAAAGAATTTTTAGGAGAACCAAATAGCGAATTAGCACATAAATTATTACATACAACTTATATTGCAAGAAATTAA
- a CDS encoding complex I 51 kDa subunit family protein yields MEKIFLKKDQNKNLYNYEFLGLKKSLKLSPEKIIEKIKKSGLRGRGGAGFPTGIKWEYGYSIKSDVKFIICNGDEGEPGTFKDRFLMENMPFKVIEGIIISGYATNSNYGYIYIRGEYEKAIKKIKETIELMYEKNLLGKNILNSNFNFDLKLVRGAGAYVCGDETSLINSIEGERGRSRIKPPLPIESGLYKKPTIVNNVESLSAAAEIMKYENNPYTTLGTSESRGTKLISLSGDINNPGVYEIEFGKMTIKEIINEFGGGMKIGNIGFVIPGGIATQALSESELNILYTYEDISNSGSSLGSGGMIVVSNQRNYLEIIKNVSDFFKNETCGTCFPCREGNRNINKILENFNNNKKINSKDIKIINEIKEAIGLAARCGFGQSSVNLIASILEKFYIEKVKI; encoded by the coding sequence ATGGAAAAGATATTTTTAAAAAAAGATCAAAATAAAAATTTATATAATTATGAGTTTTTAGGATTAAAAAAGTCATTAAAATTAAGTCCAGAAAAAATTATTGAAAAAATAAAAAAAAGTGGATTAAGAGGTCGTGGTGGTGCTGGGTTTCCAACGGGAATAAAATGGGAGTATGGATATTCTATAAAGTCTGACGTGAAATTTATTATTTGTAATGGAGACGAAGGAGAACCTGGAACATTTAAAGATAGATTTTTAATGGAAAATATGCCTTTTAAAGTTATAGAAGGAATAATAATTTCTGGTTATGCAACAAATTCAAATTATGGATATATTTATATAAGAGGAGAATATGAAAAAGCTATAAAAAAAATTAAAGAAACTATAGAATTAATGTATGAAAAAAATTTATTAGGAAAAAATATTTTAAATTCTAATTTTAATTTTGATTTAAAGTTAGTTCGTGGAGCAGGAGCTTATGTTTGTGGAGATGAAACGTCTTTAATAAATTCTATAGAAGGAGAAAGAGGTCGTTCAAGAATAAAACCTCCTCTTCCAATAGAGAGTGGGTTGTATAAAAAACCTACAATAGTAAATAATGTTGAAAGTTTATCTGCTGCAGCAGAAATAATGAAATATGAAAATAATCCTTATACTACTCTTGGAACTTCTGAAAGTAGAGGTACAAAATTAATTTCATTGAGTGGAGATATAAATAATCCTGGAGTTTATGAAATTGAATTTGGAAAAATGACAATAAAAGAAATAATAAATGAATTTGGTGGTGGCATGAAAATAGGTAATATTGGTTTTGTAATTCCAGGTGGAATTGCAACTCAAGCACTTTCTGAAAGTGAATTGAATATTCTCTATACTTATGAAGACATTTCAAATTCTGGAAGTTCTTTGGGTTCAGGTGGAATGATTGTAGTATCAAACCAAAGAAATTATCTTGAAATAATTAAAAATGTTTCTGATTTTTTTAAAAATGAAACATGTGGAACTTGTTTTCCTTGTAGAGAGGGAAATAGAAATATAAATAAAATATTAGAAAATTTTAATAATAATAAAAAAATAAATTCTAAAGATATAAAAATAATTAATGAAATTAAGGAAGCAATAGGATTAGCCGCTCGCTGTGGATTTGGACAATCTTCTGTAAATTTAATTGCGTCTATACTTGAAAAGTTTTATATAGAGAAGGTGAAAATATGA
- a CDS encoding complex I 24 kDa subunit family protein, which yields MEKFFQKELLEELRDIQDAYGYIPEKEILRISKERSIPKANLFGTISFYSMLYTKPTGKYIIRLCDSVSCRLNGSNAVLNSIKDYLKIGSGETSNDLKFTLEVVECLGHCGEGPVMIINSTVYNYLTPEKAVNILQSLD from the coding sequence ATGGAAAAATTTTTTCAAAAAGAACTTTTAGAAGAACTTCGAGATATTCAAGATGCTTATGGTTATATTCCTGAAAAAGAAATCCTCAGAATTTCAAAAGAACGTTCCATTCCAAAAGCAAATTTATTTGGAACAATAAGCTTTTATAGTATGTTATATACTAAACCAACTGGTAAGTATATAATAAGATTATGCGATAGTGTTTCTTGCAGATTAAATGGTTCAAATGCTGTATTAAACTCTATAAAAGATTATTTAAAAATAGGTTCTGGTGAAACTTCAAATGATTTAAAATTTACACTTGAAGTAGTTGAATGTCTTGGACATTGTGGGGAAGGACCAGTTATGATAATAAACAGTACTGTTTATAACTATTTAACTCCAGAAAAGGCTGTTAATATTTTACAGTCTTTAGATTGA